A single window of Streptomyces sp. NBC_00464 DNA harbors:
- a CDS encoding phage portal protein, whose translation MNERTSLHMPAVWRSVNVISNVSAALPLPTYVAGTKEKVPFDLLRDPHPDLTPLELWRLGYVHRVLWGNTYMQKIRSTSGEIRELWPITPDRVQVERVRPDEDLPSGKLFQVTDDWGAQHILTPYEILHIPGVGYDGLTGCSPVRLAAQGISLAQAAEISAARLFGSGNMIGGVLQTEQRLNPDQANALKERWKAKMSGVANAHEVAVLDSGASFKPVAMPNVDAQFLESREFQISEVARMFGVPLFLLMETSKSTSWGTGLEQQAQGFVTWDLSPTWLAPTEQRITKELLPKDMSAKYQLGGLLRGDSAARATFYRAMRDVGAYSANNILDLEDLPPLEGAEGDLHLQPMYMAPLGFNPLAGQDAQPPAGSNAARAAALMAEAQRLMHTPDETGETT comes from the coding sequence GTGAACGAGCGCACCAGCCTGCACATGCCGGCGGTGTGGCGGTCGGTGAACGTCATCTCGAACGTGTCCGCGGCCCTGCCCCTGCCGACGTACGTGGCCGGCACAAAGGAGAAGGTGCCCTTCGACTTGCTGAGGGATCCGCATCCCGACCTGACACCGCTGGAGCTGTGGCGGCTCGGGTACGTACACCGGGTGCTGTGGGGCAACACGTACATGCAGAAGATCCGAAGTACCTCCGGGGAGATCCGGGAGCTGTGGCCGATCACCCCGGATCGGGTCCAGGTCGAGCGCGTACGACCGGACGAGGACCTGCCGTCGGGGAAGCTGTTCCAGGTCACTGACGACTGGGGCGCTCAGCACATCCTCACGCCGTACGAGATCCTCCACATCCCCGGCGTGGGCTACGACGGACTGACCGGCTGCTCGCCGGTGAGGCTGGCGGCGCAGGGCATCAGCCTGGCGCAGGCCGCCGAGATCTCCGCGGCCCGACTGTTCGGCTCGGGCAACATGATCGGCGGCGTACTCCAGACCGAGCAGCGGCTGAACCCGGACCAGGCCAACGCGCTGAAGGAGCGCTGGAAAGCCAAGATGAGTGGGGTCGCGAACGCACACGAGGTGGCCGTCCTCGACTCCGGAGCGTCCTTCAAGCCCGTCGCGATGCCCAACGTGGATGCCCAGTTCCTTGAGTCCCGAGAGTTCCAGATCAGCGAAGTGGCGCGCATGTTCGGCGTCCCGCTCTTCCTGCTGATGGAGACCTCGAAGAGCACCAGCTGGGGAACGGGGCTGGAGCAGCAGGCGCAGGGATTCGTGACGTGGGACCTGTCGCCGACGTGGCTGGCGCCAACAGAGCAGCGGATCACGAAGGAGCTGCTGCCCAAGGACATGTCCGCGAAGTACCAGCTGGGCGGCTTGCTGCGAGGCGACAGCGCAGCGCGCGCCACCTTCTACCGGGCCATGCGCGATGTCGGCGCCTACTCGGCAAACAACATCCTCGACCTGGAGGACCTGCCCCCGCTCGAAGGCGCGGAGGGCGACCTTCACCTTCAGCCGATGTACATGGCGCCGCTGGGCTTCAACCCGCTGGCCGGACAGGACGCGCAGCCTCCTGCCGGCAGCAACGCGGCCCGCGCGGCCGCGCTCATGGCCGAGGCGCAGCGCCTCATGCACACCCCCGACGAAACCGGAGAGACCACATGA
- a CDS encoding helix-turn-helix domain-containing protein, with protein MLRTGKGRPDSTARHVLQVLAEHARPDGSNTHPSVLRIQYRTGYDERTVQRALRRLEKSGLIQRDGSVGGRTKWRLALSAKRPAFDWAELEAEAEDAKKQAAERQRRSRQRRVTPPESVTVTHGESVTKPDVTHSDDVTEECVTHSESVSHALEMRDVTHSASACHALSAPLTTNNHQSNHQEPSAWPEVANEPAATAAPEDDANPEPVTAQTVVGEWLARAAKRPPSSVIGQVAKHIRVLLDEDRIDPDDIRRGIAHWMAKGLHPSTLPSVVNQVMNTTPTPTRTSAATAPGFDPNTGTDIFDRALARANARTQLEGQ; from the coding sequence ATGCTGCGGACCGGCAAGGGTCGGCCAGACAGCACGGCACGTCATGTCCTCCAGGTGCTGGCCGAACACGCCCGCCCTGACGGGAGCAACACCCACCCGTCCGTTCTGCGAATCCAGTACCGCACCGGCTACGACGAGCGGACGGTGCAGCGTGCGCTGCGTCGTCTGGAGAAGTCGGGTCTGATCCAGCGGGACGGGTCGGTTGGTGGCCGTACGAAGTGGCGGCTGGCGCTGTCAGCAAAGCGGCCGGCCTTCGACTGGGCGGAGCTGGAGGCCGAGGCGGAGGACGCGAAGAAGCAGGCGGCGGAGCGACAGCGCCGGTCACGTCAGAGGCGCGTCACGCCTCCCGAGTCCGTGACGGTCACACACGGAGAGTCTGTGACGAAGCCAGATGTCACGCACTCTGACGACGTGACAGAGGAGTGTGTCACGCACTCTGAGTCCGTGAGTCACGCACTTGAAATGCGTGATGTCACGCACTCTGCGTCCGCATGTCACGCACTCAGTGCCCCCCTAACCACCAATAACCACCAGTCCAACCACCAGGAACCTTCTGCGTGGCCAGAGGTCGCCAACGAACCGGCCGCCACAGCTGCCCCAGAAGACGACGCGAACCCCGAACCTGTCACCGCGCAGACGGTCGTCGGCGAGTGGTTGGCCCGTGCCGCGAAACGCCCACCCTCTTCCGTCATCGGCCAAGTCGCCAAGCACATCCGAGTCCTCCTCGATGAGGACCGCATCGATCCCGACGACATCCGTCGAGGTATCGCCCACTGGATGGCCAAGGGTCTCCACCCCTCAACGCTCCCCAGCGTGGTGAACCAGGTCATGAACACCACTCCGACGCCCACCCGCACATCTGCTGCAACCGCCCCCGGCTTCGACCCGAACACGGGCACCGACATCTTCGACCGCGCCCTGGCCCGAGCCAACGCCCGCACCCAGCTGGAGGGACAGTGA
- a CDS encoding AAA family ATPase → MLYVVTGPPAAGKSSWIRAHAKPRDIVIDLDVIALAMAGPGADHHNHSPELLRVVYRARQAAIAEAEQLLDRADVYLIHTIPGAKARTRYKRLGARIITVDPGEAIVRQRVKDMRQPAMEGVVTRWYRDRRKGGSRPVTTQASRDW, encoded by the coding sequence GTGCTGTACGTCGTCACCGGCCCACCCGCAGCCGGCAAGTCCTCCTGGATCAGAGCCCACGCCAAGCCCCGCGACATCGTCATCGACCTCGACGTCATCGCCCTCGCCATGGCTGGCCCCGGCGCCGATCACCACAACCACAGCCCCGAACTCCTCCGCGTCGTCTACCGCGCACGCCAGGCCGCCATCGCCGAGGCCGAGCAGCTACTCGACCGGGCCGACGTCTACCTGATCCACACCATTCCCGGGGCCAAGGCACGCACCAGATACAAGCGCCTCGGCGCACGGATCATCACCGTCGATCCAGGCGAAGCGATCGTTCGACAGCGAGTCAAAGACATGCGCCAGCCCGCCATGGAGGGCGTCGTCACCCGCTGGTACCGGGACCGACGCAAGGGCGGATCACGCCCGGTAACCACCCAGGCATCACGCGACTGGTGA
- a CDS encoding HNH endonuclease — translation MAGNPRNGRRYRDLCIKQRSLGLPCWLCGHNIAYEITGPEAGKHRDAFTLDHLIPLSLGGDLLDPANARSAHRRCNSARGNRTSIKQGRASRTW, via the coding sequence GTGGCCGGCAACCCCCGCAACGGGCGCCGCTACCGAGACCTCTGCATCAAGCAGCGCTCCCTCGGCCTGCCCTGCTGGCTCTGCGGCCACAACATCGCGTACGAGATCACCGGCCCCGAGGCGGGCAAGCACCGCGACGCCTTCACCCTCGACCACCTGATCCCGCTCTCGCTCGGCGGCGACCTCCTCGACCCCGCCAACGCCCGCTCAGCACACCGCCGCTGCAACAGCGCCCGCGGCAACCGCACGAGCATCAAGCAGGGCCGAGCCTCACGAACGTGGTAG
- a CDS encoding DUF6011 domain-containing protein has product MTDTCGVCHRPLLDPESRAAGIGPFCTEKFHLPRGRRTTGPDQLTFEEHHVDDTDPASTTYHPLRFATPRLLRFARLIDTERQAQLAKWGDQHHPDGTGSLPLALEADKAREGCQAAFARGDGTWMHVLIEEVMEAFAESDPAKLRAELIQVAAVCAAWIADIDSRPRACAHCGQPITSTGITWTGPMPTPGEDEYLVPRYHLSRDYPDCRRASGADPAPS; this is encoded by the coding sequence ATGACGGACACCTGCGGGGTGTGCCACCGGCCGCTCCTCGACCCCGAGTCGAGGGCGGCCGGCATCGGCCCCTTCTGCACCGAGAAGTTCCACCTGCCCCGCGGCCGCCGCACCACAGGCCCCGACCAACTCACCTTCGAGGAGCACCACGTGGACGACACCGACCCGGCATCGACGACGTACCACCCTCTCCGCTTCGCCACTCCCCGCCTGCTCCGCTTCGCCCGCCTCATCGACACCGAGCGCCAGGCGCAGCTCGCCAAGTGGGGCGACCAGCACCATCCCGACGGCACCGGAAGCCTGCCGCTCGCGCTGGAAGCCGACAAGGCCCGCGAGGGGTGCCAGGCAGCGTTCGCGCGCGGCGACGGCACTTGGATGCACGTCCTCATCGAAGAGGTCATGGAGGCGTTTGCCGAGTCCGACCCGGCCAAGCTCCGCGCCGAGCTGATTCAGGTTGCCGCCGTCTGCGCCGCGTGGATCGCCGACATCGACAGCCGCCCGCGCGCCTGTGCCCACTGCGGCCAGCCGATCACCAGCACCGGCATCACCTGGACCGGCCCCATGCCGACGCCCGGGGAGGACGAGTACCTGGTCCCGCGCTACCACCTGTCCCGCGACTACCCCGACTGCCGCCGCGCATCCGGCGCAGACCCCGCCCCGAGCTGA
- the ssb gene encoding single-stranded DNA-binding protein produces the protein MALPTLTGVGRLTADPELRFTQSSKAVASVPLAFNSRRLNQQTQQWEDGDVMYVRGTVWERLAENVAETLTKGMEVVVTGDLRTETWEKDGVKHERTALMIRSIGPSLAFATAQVTKATNSTNGAQAGSQPRGQAQQTRPPQTRQGQQPPADDPWAVDNAKGYTNQPQGQRGGQGYSDEPPF, from the coding sequence ATGGCACTGCCCACCCTGACCGGCGTCGGCCGCCTCACCGCGGACCCCGAGCTCCGCTTCACCCAGTCCTCGAAGGCCGTCGCCTCCGTCCCCCTCGCCTTCAACTCCCGGCGCCTGAACCAGCAGACGCAGCAGTGGGAGGACGGCGACGTGATGTACGTCCGCGGCACCGTGTGGGAGCGCCTGGCGGAGAACGTCGCCGAGACCCTGACCAAGGGCATGGAGGTCGTGGTCACCGGCGACCTGCGCACGGAGACGTGGGAGAAGGACGGGGTCAAGCACGAGCGGACCGCGCTCATGATCCGCAGCATCGGCCCGTCGCTGGCGTTCGCCACCGCCCAGGTCACCAAGGCCACGAACAGCACGAACGGGGCGCAGGCGGGCAGCCAGCCGCGCGGACAGGCCCAGCAGACCCGGCCCCCGCAGACCCGCCAGGGACAGCAGCCCCCGGCCGACGACCCCTGGGCCGTCGACAACGCCAAGGGCTACACCAACCAGCCCCAGGGCCAGCGCGGCGGCCAGGGATACAGCGACGAGCCCCCGTTCTGA
- a CDS encoding UvrD-helicase domain-containing protein, giving the protein MDPTPEQRDAIDTYGDGIDLVLQAGAGCGKSSTLKMIARSDPRRRMTYVAYNKAIAADAARSFPSTVLCKTGHGLAFDARHLPRLNMPRQTAHQAGQALDVRKILGIIGSPPAIPTDAGTAPKAMTSKLIMRVVLDTITRWCHSSDPEILAKHVPQYDGLTTDEPRRALLGLVLPVAHAAWADLCDEVGVLKLSHDHYLKMWALSGPKLSTNVVLLDEAQDTNDVLSAVLLDQEHAQRIAVGDSAQQIYSWRGANDALATFVRELGAPELTLSQSFRFGPAIADEANRWLHVIGAPLRLTGYDQADSTVGPVGNPDAILCRTNGGAMGIVLEGLAAGRNVALVGGGSDIKRLAWAAESLQSGQPTDHPELLGFPSWDAVREYAEEEDGSLKVLVRLIDEHGTGRILTAADALVAEDRAELVVSTAHKAKGREWNRVRIHSDFRAPKPQPETGHVLLPREEGRLAYVAVTRARQVLDCEALAWVDSVTAVAA; this is encoded by the coding sequence GTGGACCCCACCCCGGAACAGCGCGACGCCATCGACACGTACGGCGACGGCATCGACCTGGTGCTCCAGGCCGGCGCCGGATGCGGCAAGTCGAGCACGCTGAAGATGATCGCCCGGTCGGACCCGCGCCGCCGGATGACATACGTCGCGTACAACAAGGCGATCGCCGCCGACGCGGCCCGTTCGTTCCCGTCGACCGTGCTGTGCAAGACCGGGCACGGCCTGGCCTTCGACGCCCGGCACCTGCCCCGCCTCAACATGCCGCGCCAGACCGCGCACCAGGCCGGTCAGGCCCTCGACGTCAGAAAGATCCTCGGCATCATCGGCTCGCCCCCGGCGATCCCGACCGACGCCGGGACCGCCCCGAAGGCGATGACGTCGAAGCTGATCATGCGTGTCGTGCTCGACACGATCACCCGCTGGTGCCACAGCTCTGACCCCGAGATCCTCGCGAAGCACGTCCCGCAGTACGACGGCCTGACCACCGACGAGCCGCGCCGCGCCCTGCTCGGCCTGGTCCTGCCGGTAGCGCACGCTGCGTGGGCCGACCTGTGCGACGAGGTTGGTGTGCTCAAGCTCAGCCACGACCACTACCTGAAAATGTGGGCGCTGTCCGGGCCCAAGCTCAGCACGAATGTGGTGCTGCTCGACGAGGCACAGGACACCAACGATGTCCTGTCCGCCGTGCTCCTGGACCAGGAGCACGCGCAACGGATCGCGGTCGGCGACTCTGCCCAGCAGATCTACAGCTGGCGCGGCGCGAACGACGCCCTGGCCACCTTCGTACGGGAGCTCGGCGCCCCGGAGCTCACGCTCTCCCAGTCGTTCCGTTTCGGTCCGGCGATCGCGGACGAGGCGAACCGGTGGCTGCACGTCATCGGCGCCCCGCTCCGCCTCACCGGCTACGACCAGGCCGACTCCACCGTGGGCCCGGTCGGGAACCCCGACGCGATCCTCTGCCGCACCAACGGCGGCGCGATGGGCATCGTCCTGGAGGGCCTGGCTGCCGGGCGCAACGTCGCGCTGGTCGGCGGCGGTTCGGACATCAAGCGCCTGGCCTGGGCTGCGGAATCCCTACAGTCCGGCCAGCCCACCGACCACCCAGAGCTGCTCGGCTTCCCGTCGTGGGACGCGGTCCGCGAGTACGCCGAGGAGGAGGACGGCTCGCTGAAGGTGTTGGTCCGGCTCATCGATGAGCACGGCACCGGCCGGATCCTCACCGCGGCCGACGCGCTGGTGGCGGAGGACCGCGCCGAGCTGGTCGTCTCCACCGCGCACAAGGCGAAGGGCCGGGAGTGGAACCGGGTGCGGATCCACTCGGACTTCCGGGCGCCGAAGCCGCAGCCGGAGACCGGCCACGTGCTCCTCCCCCGGGAGGAGGGGCGCCTCGCGTACGTCGCGGTGACCCGGGCCCGGCAGGTCCTCGACTGCGAGGCCCTGGCCTGGGTCGACAGCGTCACGGCGGTGGCCGCATGA
- a CDS encoding WhiB family transcriptional regulator, translating to MTDINWTKALCLGCDRELWFVEGTDSTSNADRRAAKQTCLICPIRSGCLDSAMAEENGRGESGRYGIRGGLSGKQRYALARRRPGAQPKQQRAA from the coding sequence ATGACCGACATCAACTGGACGAAGGCGCTCTGCCTGGGCTGCGACCGCGAGCTGTGGTTCGTCGAGGGAACCGACTCCACCTCCAACGCTGACCGGCGTGCAGCGAAGCAGACCTGCCTGATCTGCCCGATCCGCTCCGGCTGCCTGGACTCGGCCATGGCGGAGGAGAACGGCCGAGGCGAGTCCGGCCGGTACGGAATCCGCGGAGGCCTTTCCGGCAAACAGCGGTACGCGCTGGCCCGACGCCGCCCCGGCGCGCAGCCGAAACAGCAGCGCGCCGCCTGA
- a CDS encoding terminase, with the protein MTSLLDGPSAVAHDLVPVPDARGVQRPRVFTAPPYTSSAGQEAVELAAVAGLVLDDWQQFAMHVGLGERPDGNWSAFEVAINVARQNGKGGIIEARELAGLFLLGERLIIHSAHEFKTSVEAFRRIVALVTNTDSLRKRVKAVRRTTGEEAIELLTGQRLRFLARSGGSGRGFTGDCNMLDEDMILGDDAMGALMPTMAAVKNPQVWYLGSAGIGSPSVQLARLRRRALAAMESGTPDPSLAYLEWSINPHVRECGPDCTDHDDPLSPLSVAKANPALGYRLTLAHTERERLTMSDEIFARERLGVGDYPSEEGDTWRVIDEETWRALGDGTSAIGGTVAFAVDTTPERSHSAICAAGASGESRHVEVIDHRPGTGWVVERLAELVEKWQPCAVVIDSGGPAASLIPAIKKALEKAGRETVGDEDLLLEMTTRQVAAASGQFFDAVADQTLVHLDQAPLATALAGADKRPIGDGWGWSRRGVSVDITPLVAATHASWGYAERADIEPEGAPNLW; encoded by the coding sequence ATGACCTCGCTGCTCGACGGGCCCAGCGCCGTGGCGCATGACCTGGTCCCCGTCCCAGACGCCCGGGGAGTGCAGCGGCCGCGGGTCTTCACCGCGCCTCCGTACACGTCGTCAGCGGGCCAGGAGGCCGTTGAGCTGGCCGCTGTGGCCGGTCTCGTGCTCGACGACTGGCAGCAGTTCGCGATGCACGTGGGGCTCGGAGAGCGGCCGGACGGGAACTGGTCGGCGTTCGAGGTCGCGATCAACGTTGCTCGTCAGAACGGCAAGGGCGGGATCATCGAGGCCAGAGAGTTGGCCGGGCTGTTCCTGCTCGGCGAGCGGCTGATCATCCACTCGGCGCACGAGTTCAAGACCAGCGTCGAGGCGTTCCGGCGGATCGTCGCCCTGGTCACGAACACGGACTCGCTGCGTAAGCGCGTGAAAGCCGTACGGCGCACCACCGGCGAGGAGGCCATCGAGCTCCTCACCGGGCAGCGGTTGCGGTTCCTGGCCCGTAGCGGTGGCTCGGGCCGCGGCTTCACCGGCGACTGCAACATGCTCGACGAGGACATGATCCTCGGCGACGACGCGATGGGCGCGCTGATGCCGACCATGGCGGCCGTAAAGAACCCGCAGGTCTGGTACCTGGGCAGCGCGGGCATCGGCTCACCGTCCGTACAGCTCGCCCGGCTACGACGCCGTGCCCTCGCGGCCATGGAGTCCGGAACCCCAGACCCTTCGCTCGCCTACCTGGAGTGGTCGATCAACCCCCACGTGCGCGAGTGCGGCCCGGACTGCACCGATCACGACGACCCCTTGTCGCCACTGTCTGTGGCGAAAGCCAATCCCGCCTTGGGCTATCGCCTGACGCTGGCGCATACAGAGCGGGAGCGACTGACGATGAGTGACGAGATCTTCGCGCGTGAGCGCCTCGGTGTCGGGGACTACCCGTCGGAGGAGGGCGACACGTGGCGGGTCATCGACGAGGAGACGTGGCGGGCGCTGGGCGATGGGACGTCCGCGATCGGCGGGACGGTGGCGTTCGCCGTCGACACGACTCCCGAGCGGTCGCACAGTGCGATCTGCGCTGCCGGCGCGAGCGGGGAGTCACGGCACGTCGAGGTCATCGACCACCGGCCCGGTACCGGCTGGGTCGTCGAGCGCCTGGCCGAGCTGGTGGAGAAGTGGCAGCCGTGCGCGGTCGTCATCGACTCGGGCGGTCCGGCCGCGTCGCTGATCCCCGCGATCAAGAAGGCGCTGGAGAAGGCCGGCCGCGAGACGGTCGGTGATGAGGACCTGCTGCTGGAGATGACGACGCGCCAGGTCGCCGCCGCCAGCGGTCAGTTCTTCGACGCGGTCGCGGACCAAACGCTCGTGCACCTGGACCAGGCGCCGCTCGCCACCGCGCTGGCCGGTGCGGACAAACGCCCGATCGGCGACGGGTGGGGCTGGTCGAGGCGCGGGGTGTCGGTGGACATCACGCCCCTGGTCGCGGCCACTCATGCGTCGTGGGGCTACGCCGAGCGAGCGGACATCGAGCCTGAAGGAGCGCCGAACCTGTGGTGA
- a CDS encoding zinc finger domain-containing protein, with product MTPQEAILIAKYVAAACPQQRFNEHTPDVWGDILAPYDVIEARAAITVVAARQPFISPAEIITEIKARRADRIEAASLVYDGDPGETGLESARSIRALTKAAGDGILPPRTPAAVLGAATRLALPPGESGPYTGRAAAVRAAVGQAIPKATTGVTNPRVISCRICQALPGTSCTTRGRRRQDVHPARLDDARRLAAGLPPTDPAEDLAAEQRIRDAAAALAASAEQPAPTYEDVT from the coding sequence GTGACACCACAGGAAGCGATCCTGATCGCGAAGTACGTCGCCGCCGCCTGCCCGCAGCAGCGCTTCAACGAACACACCCCGGACGTCTGGGGCGACATCCTCGCCCCGTACGACGTCATCGAGGCGCGCGCCGCCATCACCGTCGTCGCCGCGCGCCAGCCCTTCATCAGCCCTGCCGAGATCATCACCGAGATCAAGGCCCGCCGCGCCGATCGCATCGAGGCCGCGAGCCTGGTCTACGACGGCGACCCGGGCGAGACCGGCCTTGAGTCCGCCCGGTCCATCCGCGCTCTGACAAAGGCCGCAGGCGACGGCATCCTGCCGCCCCGTACCCCGGCCGCCGTCCTCGGCGCCGCCACCCGCCTCGCTCTCCCGCCCGGCGAGTCCGGCCCGTACACCGGACGGGCAGCAGCCGTCCGCGCCGCCGTTGGGCAAGCCATTCCGAAGGCGACGACCGGCGTCACGAACCCCCGCGTGATCAGCTGCCGCATCTGCCAGGCCTTGCCCGGCACCAGCTGCACGACCCGCGGCCGCCGTCGCCAGGACGTGCACCCCGCCCGCCTCGACGACGCCCGCCGCCTCGCCGCCGGCCTGCCCCCGACCGATCCGGCCGAGGACCTGGCCGCCGAGCAGCGCATCCGCGATGCCGCCGCCGCGCTCGCCGCTTCCGCCGAGCAGCCGGCCCCGACCTACGAGGACGTCACCTGA
- a CDS encoding endonuclease domain-containing protein: MIGPTPWRVLYKPTDRRRERAALHPCTLADSERRCTPSELTAVNVMVWDHCHTHGYIRGPLCAQHNLRMRQYDEGWERYTGDPDFIEYARRCPGCSGPW; the protein is encoded by the coding sequence GTGATTGGCCCGACCCCGTGGCGGGTGCTGTACAAACCCACCGACCGCCGGCGGGAGCGTGCTGCTCTCCACCCGTGCACGCTCGCCGACAGCGAACGCCGCTGCACCCCCTCGGAACTCACCGCCGTAAACGTCATGGTCTGGGACCACTGCCACACCCACGGCTACATCCGAGGCCCGCTCTGCGCACAACACAACCTCCGCATGCGCCAGTACGACGAAGGGTGGGAGCGATACACCGGCGACCCCGACTTCATCGAGTACGCCCGGCGCTGCCCTGGCTGCTCTGGCCCCTGGTAG
- a CDS encoding HK97 family phage prohead protease: MRTLTRATALEERRHLPLSTAEVAVRAGEDGATAERFFGYAAVFNSRTSIGNPLRWGFYEEIAPGAFTKTISEGDARMLIDHDTYYVVSRVSAGTLSLAQDARGLPVDSALDPALSYVQDLRANLRNGNITGMSFGFQVVKDDWQVIDVETKDDQVVQAELRTIQEVKLFEVSAVTFPAYTDTEASLRAVATALAYRGDLAAIERRARYRPELLDMLTTDDREPGESTRESTTEDTADEATEPADATRDEHAARDLRMRALAARFGLPRK; the protein is encoded by the coding sequence ATGAGGACCCTGACGCGGGCAACGGCCCTGGAGGAGCGCCGCCATCTGCCGTTGTCCACGGCCGAGGTGGCGGTCCGGGCGGGCGAGGACGGCGCGACGGCCGAGCGGTTCTTCGGATACGCCGCCGTCTTCAACAGCCGCACCAGCATCGGCAATCCCCTGAGGTGGGGTTTCTACGAGGAGATCGCCCCCGGGGCTTTCACGAAGACCATCTCCGAGGGCGACGCACGGATGCTGATCGACCACGACACCTACTACGTGGTGTCCCGGGTGTCGGCCGGCACGCTGTCGCTGGCGCAGGATGCCCGCGGCCTCCCGGTCGACTCGGCTCTCGACCCCGCCCTGTCGTACGTCCAGGACCTCCGCGCGAACCTGCGGAACGGCAACATCACGGGGATGTCGTTCGGCTTCCAGGTGGTCAAGGACGACTGGCAGGTCATCGACGTCGAGACGAAGGACGACCAGGTCGTGCAGGCCGAGCTCCGCACGATCCAGGAGGTCAAGTTGTTCGAGGTGAGCGCGGTGACGTTCCCCGCGTACACGGACACCGAGGCCTCTCTCCGCGCCGTGGCTACCGCCCTGGCGTACCGCGGCGACCTCGCCGCGATCGAGCGGCGGGCCCGGTACCGGCCCGAGTTGCTCGACATGCTGACCACAGACGATCGCGAGCCGGGTGAGTCCACTCGCGAGAGCACCACCGAGGACACCGCCGACGAGGCGACCGAGCCGGCTGATGCCACTCGGGATGAGCACGCCGCGCGGGACCTCCGCATGCGGGCACTGGCCGCACGGTTCGGCCTCCCCCGCAAGTAG
- a CDS encoding DUF2303 family protein produces MTYSTTLDSKSDGGAQAIIDVAQAAVAPQILEPGKVHVIALGRGEFRQIDLTAPEHTGKPPRKTGTTVVRDVDSFLAYFDKHGDNNTEVYADVERRTITAVLDAHTAEDARWGSHRLELRLRETSAWRAWTSADNQLVTQGQFAEFIEDNLVDLVEPDSATMLELAQSFEATTSAEFQSSQRLDSGQRTFTYAEEVQAKAGHKGEITIPATLVLALAPFEGTERYKVTARFKYRLDRQKGELRLGFKIERPEDILTAAFNDIRTLIDSDVPMAVLNGASASR; encoded by the coding sequence ATGACGTACTCGACCACCCTCGACAGCAAGTCCGATGGCGGCGCCCAAGCCATCATCGATGTCGCCCAGGCGGCCGTCGCCCCCCAGATCCTGGAGCCCGGCAAGGTCCACGTCATCGCCCTGGGCCGCGGTGAGTTCCGTCAGATCGACCTCACCGCCCCGGAGCACACCGGGAAGCCCCCGCGGAAGACGGGCACCACCGTCGTCCGCGACGTCGACAGCTTCCTCGCCTACTTCGACAAGCACGGCGACAACAACACCGAGGTGTACGCGGACGTCGAGCGCCGCACCATCACCGCTGTACTCGACGCGCACACCGCCGAGGACGCCCGCTGGGGCAGCCACCGCCTGGAGCTCCGCCTCCGCGAGACTTCGGCCTGGCGGGCGTGGACTTCGGCGGACAACCAGCTGGTGACACAGGGCCAGTTCGCGGAGTTCATTGAGGACAACCTCGTCGACCTGGTCGAGCCGGACTCCGCGACGATGCTGGAGCTCGCCCAGTCCTTCGAGGCCACGACCTCCGCCGAGTTCCAGAGCTCGCAGCGCCTCGACTCCGGGCAGCGGACCTTCACGTACGCCGAAGAGGTCCAGGCGAAGGCCGGCCACAAGGGCGAGATCACCATCCCAGCCACGCTGGTCCTGGCCCTGGCCCCGTTCGAGGGCACCGAGCGGTACAAGGTCACCGCCCGGTTCAAGTACCGCCTCGACCGCCAGAAGGGCGAGCTTCGCCTCGGCTTCAAGATCGAGCGCCCCGAGGACATCCTCACCGCGGCCTTCAACGACATCCGAACGCTTATCGACTCGGACGTCCCGATGGCCGTGCTGAACGGCGCCTCGGCTTCCCGCTGA
- a CDS encoding DUF6233 domain-containing protein, translating into MSEDFSKVEQLQFLVRVREQDLTRARGWLDAEERRLAELAARRLPPPPPDWVVEQGIGVGRRTVAVHQGWCTMAGSRTKAITRDQVLRLLAEDGRLACQQCRPDTELGVL; encoded by the coding sequence GTGTCCGAAGATTTCTCGAAGGTTGAGCAGCTCCAGTTTCTGGTCCGTGTCCGGGAGCAGGACCTGACCCGGGCCCGTGGCTGGCTCGACGCTGAGGAGCGGCGCCTGGCGGAGCTTGCCGCGCGCCGGCTCCCGCCTCCGCCGCCGGACTGGGTGGTCGAGCAGGGCATCGGCGTCGGACGCCGAACAGTTGCTGTGCATCAGGGCTGGTGCACGATGGCCGGATCCCGGACGAAGGCGATCACACGGGACCAGGTACTGCGGCTGCTCGCGGAGGATGGCCGGCTCGCGTGCCAGCAGTGCCGGCCGGACACCGAGCTCGGCGTGCTGTGA